The region CTCGCCGCGTTCGTGCGCCAGCACCACGTCGCGCGGCAGAATGTGCTGTTTGGCGTAATGCTTGGCGACAATCCCCGCCAGCAGGTCGCGCTGGGTGGGAATGACTTTGCTGTCTTTGTTGGCGTTCTCGTTGAGCAGCGCGACGTTGCTCTGCTCCACCAGCCCGCGGATTTCCTGATTCAATCGCCCCTGACGCTCGCGAGCCACATCGCGATCGTGGCGGTATTCGATATAGGTGCGCGCCAGTTGCTTATATTTGCCGGACATCAGCAGGTTTTCCACCACGTTCTGAATCTCGCGAATATCAACGCGCGCTTTTCCCTGCATCTGCTGAGCGACGGCGCCGGCGACGGTGGCACAGTAGTCCGCATCATCCACGCCGGCGGCTTTGGCCGCCTTGATGACCGCGTCATTGATTCGGTTTTCGTCAAAAGGTACCTGACATCCGTCCCGTTTAATCACTACTGGTTTCATGTTGTTCCTCGGTGTTCTTCCTTTGTTGATGTTATCCACAGGCGAAAACCGCGGCTGACAACGGATGCGGAGGCTGTGGATGTTCTTGTGGATAAACACAATATGTAGGTTCTTGTAAAAGGATAGACACTATATATTGAATTCGCCTGGAGGGGGGCCCGGTTTTATTGCGCCAGAATTGACCTGGCTCAAGGAAATTCCGGCATCGTAGAGAAATCAATCTTGTATAAATAACGAACAAAAATAATCAGGCGTGATGCGGCCCCGCCACCACTGGCCTGACGGCAGTCTGTGCTTTTTGGCTATCAAGGCATCTAGACATCCATATAGGGTTTTTGTATGGTGGCGGGAAATTTTTTTACGCGATGACGCGATTAAGGAAAGACGATGGCAGACAACGTTCTGATTCTGGACGGAGGAATGGGGCGTGAACTGGCACGCATTGGCGCTCCCTTTCGTCAGCCGGAGTGGTCGGCGCTGGCGCTGATGGAATCGCCGCAGCATGTGCGTCAGGTGCATGACAGCTATATCGCTGCCGGCGCGCAGGTGATTACCACCAACAGCTACGCCGTGGTGCCTTTCCATATTAGCGACGCGGTGTTTAACGCGCGCGGTCAGGCGCTGGCGACGCTGGCCGGGCAACTGGCGCGTCAGGCGGCGGATGCGGCCGCATGCCCGGTGCGCGTTGCCGGTTCGCTGCCGCCGGTGCTGGGCTCGTATCGCCCGGATCTGTTCAATGCCGCCGCGGCGACGCCGATTCTGAAAACGCTGATCGACGCCCTGAATCCGTACGTGGATGTGTGGCTGGCGGAAACCCAAAGTTCGCTGGCGGAAGTGACGCTGGTGCGCGAACTGCTGGCGAACGATGCGCGCGAGCTGTGGCTGTCGTTTACCTTGCAGGATGAACTGGACGCCGACGGCCACGCCCGTCTGCGTTCCGGCGAAACCGTGGCGGCCGCGGCGCAAGCGGCTGCTCAACTGCGCGCCGCTAATTTGCTGTTTAACTGTAGCCGGCCGGAAGTGATGGCGCCGGCGGTGGCGCAGGCGAGCGCGACGCTGAAAGCGCTGTCCGCCGCGATTGGCGTGGGCGTGTATGCCAATGCCTTCGAGCCGGAAGATAACCAGCGCGGCGCTAACGAAGGGCTGAGCCGTTTACGCACCGATACGCACCCGGAAGGCTACCTGCAATGGTCGCAGGAATGGGTGGCGCAGGGGGCGTCGCTGGTCGGCGGCTGCTGCGGCATCGGCCCGGAACACATCGCCCGTCTGGCGCAGGCATTCCACCGTCAGGGGTAAACTCCGGCGGTCATCTTCATAACGATAATAATCATCCGTCATGATGGATGAGCACTCACGAAGGGAACACAACATGAATCGTCGTCATTTTATCAAGAGCGCCTGCGCCCTGTCCGTCGCGACGGCCGCTACCGGCTGGCCGTTGAGTGCCGCCTGGGGAGCGGATGCCGGTGAAAAACCGAAAAAGGGCGGTCACCTGATTGTCGGGGTGGATAACGCCTCCAGCACCGACCGTCTCGACCCGGCGTTCTGGTTCGAAACCTATATGTACTTCGTGGGTTCCCAACTGTTCAACAACCTGCTGGAGCTGGACGAAAAAGGCGAGCTGGCGCCGTCGCTGGCCGAATCCTGGGACAGCAAGGACGGCGGCCGCACCTGGGTGCTGCATATCCGCAAAGGCGTACAGTTCCACGATGGCCGTGCGCTCGGTGCCAAAGACGTGATCTACTCGCTCAACCATCACCGCGGCGAGAAATCCAGCTCGTCGGTGAAAGGCTATCTGGACCCGGTGATTGCGATGGACGCCACCGGCAGCCATGAAGTGACTATCCGCCTGAGCGAACCGAACGTGGAGTTTGTCGCGCTACTGAGCGACGTGCACTTTGCCATTACCGCGGAAAACGAGAGCTTCGACAAAGGTATCGGCACCGGCGCCTTTATTCTGGAGAGCTTCCAGCCGGGCGTGCGCACCTTGGTGAAACGTAACCCGAACCACTGGAACAGCGAGCGCGGCCATGTCGACTCGGTCGAAACGCTGGCGATGAACGACTCCACCGCTCGCGTGGCGGCGCTGGTGAGCGGCTCGGCGCACATTATTAACCGCGTTAACCCGCGCATCGTCGGCCGCATTCAGAACATGCCGAGCCTGCAACTGCTGCGCTCGCGCGACAGCCAGATTTTCACTTTCCCCGGTCTCGGCAACGTGGCGCCGTTCAACAGCGAGGACGGCCGGCTGGCGCTCAAATACGCCATCGATCGCCAGCAGATCATCGACACCGTGCTGGGCGGCTATGCCAGCGTGGCCAACGACAACCCGATTTTCCCGTCCAACCGCTACTTCGCCAAAGACATTCCCCAGCGTCCGTACGACCCGGAGAAAGCCAAATGGCACTG is a window of Dickeya solani IPO 2222 DNA encoding:
- a CDS encoding homocysteine S-methyltransferase family protein; translation: MADNVLILDGGMGRELARIGAPFRQPEWSALALMESPQHVRQVHDSYIAAGAQVITTNSYAVVPFHISDAVFNARGQALATLAGQLARQAADAAACPVRVAGSLPPVLGSYRPDLFNAAAATPILKTLIDALNPYVDVWLAETQSSLAEVTLVRELLANDARELWLSFTLQDELDADGHARLRSGETVAAAAQAAAQLRAANLLFNCSRPEVMAPAVAQASATLKALSAAIGVGVYANAFEPEDNQRGANEGLSRLRTDTHPEGYLQWSQEWVAQGASLVGGCCGIGPEHIARLAQAFHRQG
- a CDS encoding ABC transporter substrate-binding protein, which gives rise to MNRRHFIKSACALSVATAATGWPLSAAWGADAGEKPKKGGHLIVGVDNASSTDRLDPAFWFETYMYFVGSQLFNNLLELDEKGELAPSLAESWDSKDGGRTWVLHIRKGVQFHDGRALGAKDVIYSLNHHRGEKSSSSVKGYLDPVIAMDATGSHEVTIRLSEPNVEFVALLSDVHFAITAENESFDKGIGTGAFILESFQPGVRTLVKRNPNHWNSERGHVDSVETLAMNDSTARVAALVSGSAHIINRVNPRIVGRIQNMPSLQLLRSRDSQIFTFPGLGNVAPFNSEDGRLALKYAIDRQQIIDTVLGGYASVANDNPIFPSNRYFAKDIPQRPYDPEKAKWHWQKAGFSGPLTLSVADAGFPGAVDAGQLYQASAQKAGIPLNVERVPDDAFWDNVWMKKPFVSSNWSVRPTADALLSLVFTSQAPWNESAWKDAGFDQLVQAARGEVNEDKRRQIYHDIQVMLVDKGSEIIPLYADALDACSNKVKGLNAIPGFPLSGNRAAEKVWLA